One Stigmatopora argus isolate UIUO_Sarg chromosome 12, RoL_Sarg_1.0, whole genome shotgun sequence genomic window carries:
- the twsg1a gene encoding twisted gastrulation protein homolog 1-A: MRPGQLIRPTAIIAFLFFLSTLTLSSGCNKALCASDVSKCLIQELCQCRPIDGNCSCCKECMLCLGNLWEECCDCVGMCNPKNYSDSPATSKSTVEELHRPIPSLFRALTEGDAPVNMMVVSFPVAEELSHHENLVSFLESLDGPHQNVSVPANSIHASYDAQENMCTVVYFDDCVSIRQCKQYCESMGGSKYRWFHNACCQCIGPECVDYGSKAVKCIHCLF, from the exons ATGAGGCCCGGTCAGCTGATCCGTCCCACCGCCATTATTGcattcctcttcttcctctcgaCGCTAACCCTCTCCTCCGGGTGCAACAAAGCTCTGTGCGCCAGCGACGTCAGCAAGTGCCTCATCCAG GAGCTGTGCCAGTGTCGCCCCATTGACGGCAATTGCTCATGCTGCAAGGAATGCATGTTGTGCTTGGGCAACCTGTGGGAGGAGTGCTGCGACTGCGTAG GGATGTGCAACCCCAAGAACTACAGCGACTCTCCAGCCACATCCAAGAGCACGGTGGAGGAGCTGCACCGACCAATCCCATCGCTCTTCCGTGCCCTCACAGAGGGTGACGCACCTGTCAACATGATGGTGGTCTCCTTCCCTGTGGCTGAGGAGCTTTCCCACCACGAGAATCTGGTCTCGTTCCTGGAGTCGCTGGACGGCCCGCACCAAAACGTGTCAGTGCCCGCCAACAGCATTCACGCCAGCTATGATGCGCAAG AGAACATGTGCACGGTGGTTTACTTCGACGACTGCGTGTCCATCCGCCAATGCAAGCAGTACTGCGAGTCAATGGGCGGCTCCAAATACCGCTGGTTTCACAATGCTTGCTGCCAATGCATTGGGCCCGAGTGCGTTGATTACGGCAGCAAAGCGGTCAAGTGCATCCACTGTCTTTTCTAG